In a single window of the Pseudochaenichthys georgianus chromosome 16, fPseGeo1.2, whole genome shotgun sequence genome:
- the LOC117460794 gene encoding pentraxin fusion protein-like, which translates to MKLCVVLLLLLLQTCSVSTYQNVAMRGKATQSNRYEFGFASNAIDGNRDNKFLSGSCSQTAKESNPWWRVDLLEPYVVTSVIISNRGDCCPERLVGAHIHIGNSLDNNGAANPVVGTISTTEALYTLTFTDRVEGRYVTVRIPGEGKVLALCEVEVYGYHAPTEENLAIQGKAAQSSLYSYYGPYYAIDGSRDSKFDDDSKVMSCSVTNQESNPWWRLTLPKTHKVFSVKITNRYRASERLDGAEIRIGDSLGNNGADNPRFALITSMTASETAEFHVPNGMDGRYVYIGVPGRKEYLTLCEVEVFGSALD; encoded by the exons AAAATGTGGCCATGCGCGGAAAAGCGACCCAGTCAAACCGTTATGAATTTGGATTTGCCAGCAACGCTATTGATGGAAACCGTGACAATAAGTTCCTTTCTGGATCGTGCAGCCAAACAGCTAAAGAAAGCAACCCCTGGTGGAGAGTGGACCTGCTGGAGCCCTACGTCGTCACCTCCGTCATCATCTCCAACAGAGGAGACTGCTGTCCAGAAAGGCTTGTGGGGGCACATATCCACATCGGCAACTCTTTAGACAACAATGGTGCAGCAAACCCAGT GGTTGGTACAATTTCTACAACCGAGGCATTGTACACTCTGACTTTCACTGATCGTGTGGAGGGACGTTATGTGACTGTGCGTATACCGGGTGAAGGAAAGGTCCTTGCCCTCTGTGAGGTGGAAGTCTACGGGTACCATGCCCCAACTG AAGAGAACCTGGCCATTCAAGGAAAAGCCGCACAGTCATCACTGTATTCGTATTACGGTCCATATTATGCCATTGATGGGAGTCGGGACTCCAAGTTCGATGATGATTCGAAAGTGATGTCCTGCAGTGTCACAAACCAGGAATCGAACCCCTGGTGGAGGCTGACTCTGCCCAAAACACACAAAGTGTTTTCTGTTAAGATAACCAACCGATATAGAGCCTCTGAACGACTTGATGGAGCCGAGATCCGCATTGGAGATTCTCTTGGAAACAATGGTGCTGACAATCCGAG GTTTGCTTTAATCACCAGCATGACGGCAAGTGAAACAGCTGAGTTCCATGTTCCCAACGGGATGGACGGCCGCTATGTTTACATAGGTGTCCCTGGAAGAAAGGAGTACCTGACCCTCTGTGAGGTGGAGGTGTTTGGCTCTGCACTGGATTAG